The following are encoded in a window of Pseudomonas sp. St316 genomic DNA:
- a CDS encoding ChbG/HpnK family deacetylase has protein sequence MPRQVIVNADDFGLSLSENALILRAFETGVISSATAMANMPGFEQACEMARQPLLNGHVGLHFNLSYGPPLGQAITSRPVFCDANGQFDLNLSRYCLRLGSKDLAAVEDELQAQWQHCLDHGLRPSHLDSHQHVHNIWPIGELVARFAARQGVPMRLARNLGANLNPPKRIFKTLFNRRIRGLCGATADYVCTPADLDYAAPPAYGSLEVIVHPMQLDGDFGDASLRPGESLTQVLHKRLAGVPKVAYGRAAQALTPVEYGDVH, from the coding sequence ATGCCTCGTCAAGTGATCGTCAACGCTGACGACTTCGGGCTCAGCCTCAGTGAAAACGCGCTGATCCTGCGGGCCTTCGAGACCGGCGTGATCAGTTCGGCCACGGCCATGGCCAACATGCCGGGGTTCGAGCAGGCGTGTGAAATGGCCCGGCAACCGCTGCTCAACGGCCACGTTGGCCTGCATTTCAACCTTAGCTACGGCCCGCCGCTGGGCCAGGCGATCACCTCGCGACCGGTTTTTTGCGACGCCAATGGCCAGTTCGACCTGAACCTGTCGCGCTATTGCCTGCGCCTGGGTTCAAAGGATCTGGCGGCGGTGGAAGATGAACTGCAGGCGCAATGGCAACACTGCCTGGACCACGGCCTGCGACCCAGCCATCTCGATTCCCATCAACATGTGCACAACATCTGGCCCATCGGCGAACTGGTGGCCCGCTTCGCCGCCAGGCAAGGCGTGCCCATGCGCCTCGCGCGCAACCTGGGGGCGAACTTGAACCCGCCCAAGCGCATTTTCAAAACCCTGTTCAACCGGCGCATTCGCGGCCTGTGCGGTGCGACAGCGGACTACGTCTGCACCCCAGCCGACCTGGACTACGCCGCGCCACCGGCCTATGGCTCGCTTGAGGTCATCGTGCATCCGATGCAACTGGACGGGGATTTTGGCGATGCCAGCCTGAGGCCAGGCGAGTCGTTGACCCAAGTACTGCACAAACGCCTGGCGGGCGTGCCCAAGGTCGCGTACGGCCGGGCCGCGCAGGCATTGACGCCGGTTGAGTACGGGGATGTGCACTGA
- a CDS encoding GNAT family N-acetyltransferase translates to MAIRFQWCRSLGAADFPVSAYEQLRTQVADATPFNTLAWLQAAEFALLPEQQLHVLLGWQDQALCLCLPLISGLERIGGLRFRVLHHLGFPMADRIALLARLDAEGMGQALTQIRQHLPHALLQLNEVIEPVGEQSVLSAWMALSSTGERRVSCRVPVHLISESDHQEISGDPRYKLRRARKRIAACGAEIRRITPDAISMGSLLRALAYVEDASWKGEEGVGIFTTPIRRQWMTHAFTALAAQGMVRVVMLELNGECISYRLGLLDQGRLYDYNLAFLPQHADLGSGRVLLDEWIRWGLDENWRWIDASRVSLENSSHQLHERMTGQLEHWRWSFYSWQPGGLLLGFALRLWKSLKPWFGKRRSKPTATTASSSPKNQENTNASSSDRQR, encoded by the coding sequence GTGGCGATCCGGTTCCAATGGTGTCGCTCCCTGGGCGCCGCGGACTTTCCTGTATCAGCTTATGAACAGCTGCGAACCCAGGTGGCCGACGCAACACCGTTCAACACCCTGGCCTGGCTGCAAGCGGCGGAATTCGCGCTGTTGCCCGAGCAGCAATTGCATGTGCTGCTGGGCTGGCAGGACCAGGCCTTGTGCCTTTGCCTGCCCCTGATATCAGGACTTGAACGTATCGGCGGGCTGCGGTTCCGGGTATTGCATCACTTGGGTTTTCCAATGGCCGACCGCATCGCCCTGCTGGCACGCCTGGACGCCGAAGGCATGGGCCAGGCGCTGACGCAGATCCGTCAACACTTGCCTCACGCGTTACTGCAATTGAATGAAGTGATCGAGCCGGTCGGTGAGCAAAGCGTCCTCAGCGCCTGGATGGCGCTGAGTTCCACCGGAGAGCGGCGAGTCAGTTGCCGGGTTCCGGTGCACCTGATCAGCGAGAGCGATCATCAAGAGATCTCCGGTGATCCCCGCTACAAGCTGCGTCGAGCACGCAAGCGAATCGCTGCTTGTGGTGCCGAGATCCGCCGCATAACCCCAGACGCCATCAGCATGGGGTCATTGTTGCGAGCCCTGGCCTATGTCGAGGACGCCAGCTGGAAAGGCGAGGAAGGTGTCGGCATCTTCACCACCCCCATTCGCCGGCAATGGATGACCCATGCCTTTACCGCCCTCGCTGCCCAAGGCATGGTGCGGGTGGTGATGCTGGAGCTGAACGGCGAATGCATCAGCTATCGCCTCGGCCTGCTGGACCAGGGACGGCTGTACGACTACAACCTGGCGTTCCTGCCGCAACATGCCGACCTGGGCAGCGGCCGGGTGTTGCTCGATGAGTGGATTCGCTGGGGGCTGGACGAGAACTGGCGCTGGATCGACGCATCACGGGTCAGCCTGGAGAACTCCAGCCATCAGTTACACGAACGCATGACCGGCCAACTGGAACACTGGCGCTGGAGTTTTTATTCATGGCAGCCCGGTGGCTTGCTCCTGGGGTTTGCCCTGCGACTATGGAAAAGCTTGAAGCCATGGTTTGGCAAACGCCGAAGCAAACCGACCGCGACGACGGCATCGTCCTCCCCCAAGAACCAGGAGAATACGAATGCCTCGTCAAGTGATCGTCAACGCTGA
- a CDS encoding N-acetyltransferase, which yields MNALEKLRDRIQRKGLHAVLKQLCRRYLFSHTRLVWLEHDVRIPLPPHNLKPYPPMRLEHITVSNADAFARHFGDRVETMRELAAEGYTGLMYLDDQGDTVGFAWASTRDYFDRHFYHCNFAIKPGEYFQFGGEAIREYWGSRISADMQLEVWKVMADHGCNTMVDVCDLQNIQAIKMHIRMGFQERGQITHLYRLFGRWRFLRNTSYTGTALEAFRKPAQPAASTSAT from the coding sequence ATGAACGCTCTGGAAAAATTGCGTGATCGCATTCAAAGAAAAGGTCTGCACGCCGTTCTAAAGCAGCTATGCAGACGCTACCTATTTTCCCATACCCGACTGGTGTGGCTGGAGCACGATGTGCGGATCCCGCTCCCCCCACATAACCTCAAACCCTACCCACCCATGCGCCTGGAACACATCACGGTCAGCAATGCCGATGCTTTTGCCCGGCACTTCGGCGACCGTGTCGAAACCATGCGCGAGCTGGCGGCCGAAGGCTACACAGGCTTGATGTACCTGGATGATCAGGGCGACACCGTCGGGTTCGCCTGGGCCAGTACACGGGACTATTTCGACCGTCATTTCTATCATTGCAACTTTGCGATCAAGCCTGGCGAGTACTTTCAGTTCGGTGGCGAGGCGATCCGTGAGTACTGGGGTTCCAGGATTTCGGCGGACATGCAGTTGGAGGTGTGGAAAGTCATGGCGGACCACGGTTGCAACACAATGGTCGATGTCTGCGACTTGCAAAACATCCAGGCGATCAAGATGCATATTCGCATGGGCTTCCAGGAGCGCGGGCAGATCACCCACCTGTACCGCTTGTTCGGTCGCTGGCGGTTTCTGCGCAATACGTCATACACCGGCACGGCACTGGAGGCCTTTCGTAAACCGGCCCAGCCGGCTGCCTCGACTTCGGCGACCTGA